A window of the Bacillus andreraoultii genome harbors these coding sequences:
- a CDS encoding DUF1146 family protein — protein sequence MLSNVGVFSIFSMCTHLAFIALAWWALQALNFEKFIRKNRVTQGRLLFLLLAIALGSIVANFFLDYIMWSQQLPFIWN from the coding sequence ATGCTATCAAATGTCGGGGTTTTTAGTATTTTTAGTATGTGTACACATCTAGCTTTTATCGCTCTAGCATGGTGGGCACTGCAAGCATTAAACTTCGAAAAATTTATAAGGAAAAATAGAGTAACGCAAGGTCGTCTATTATTTTTATTATTAGCGATTGCACTAGGTTCTATCGTTGCCAATTTTTTCCTCGATTATATTATGTGGTCACAACAGCTCCCATTTATTTGGAATTAG
- a CDS encoding F0F1 ATP synthase subunit gamma: MASLREIKGRINSTKKTSQITKAMQMVSTSKLSRAEMSAKSFVPYMEKIQDVVASIAHGTTDASHPMLVHRPVKKSAYIVITGDRGLVGAYNSNVIRKVNTFIKERHKSKNEYGIISIGRVGRDFFKKQGDNILLEITGLHDHPTFNEVQNITRNTVDMFSDGTYDELYIVYTHYVSVIQHDVILKKVLPLSDIAPSTKPMSYEFEPDVEEILGVLLPQYAESLIFGALLESKASEHASSMTAMKNATDNAMELINTLTISYNRARQAQITQEITEIVGGAAALE, from the coding sequence GTGGCCAGTTTAAGAGAGATTAAAGGGCGGATTAATTCAACGAAAAAAACAAGCCAGATTACAAAAGCGATGCAAATGGTTTCTACTTCGAAATTAAGTCGCGCAGAAATGAGTGCGAAATCATTTGTTCCTTATATGGAAAAGATTCAAGATGTTGTTGCAAGTATTGCCCATGGTACAACAGATGCTTCACATCCAATGCTTGTTCATCGTCCAGTAAAAAAATCGGCGTATATTGTCATTACTGGGGATCGTGGTCTTGTTGGAGCTTATAATAGTAACGTAATCCGTAAAGTAAATACATTTATAAAAGAACGTCATAAATCAAAAAATGAATATGGCATTATCTCAATTGGCCGTGTTGGTCGAGATTTCTTTAAAAAACAAGGAGATAATATCCTATTAGAAATCACAGGGTTACATGACCATCCAACTTTTAACGAGGTACAAAATATAACAAGAAATACGGTTGATATGTTCTCTGATGGTACATACGATGAATTGTATATTGTATATACCCATTATGTTTCCGTTATTCAACATGATGTTATATTGAAAAAAGTACTACCATTATCTGATATTGCACCTTCTACGAAACCAATGTCCTATGAGTTTGAGCCAGACGTTGAAGAAATATTAGGTGTCCTACTACCTCAATATGCAGAAAGTCTTATTTTCGGTGCGTTGCTAGAAAGTAAAGCGAGTGAACATGCATCAAGTATGACGGCAATGAAGAATGCAACAGATAATGCAATGGAATTAATTAATACGTTAACAATTAGCTATAACCGAGCTCGTCAAGCACAAATTACACAAGAAATTACTGAAATTGTTGGCGGTGCAGCTGCGTTAGAATAA
- a CDS encoding F0F1 ATP synthase subunit epsilon translates to MKTVAVSIVTPDGPVYDSDVEMVSTKALSGELGILPGHVPMVAPLAIGAVRLKKGDTSELVAVSGGFLEVRPDKVTILAQAAETAEEIDLERAIRAKQRAEERMRQQKQSDTDFRRAELALRRALNRIQIAQHK, encoded by the coding sequence ATGAAAACTGTAGCTGTAAGTATTGTAACTCCTGATGGTCCAGTTTATGATTCTGACGTAGAAATGGTCAGTACAAAGGCACTAAGTGGTGAACTAGGGATACTTCCTGGCCACGTACCAATGGTCGCTCCATTAGCAATTGGAGCCGTTCGTCTAAAAAAAGGCGATACGAGTGAATTAGTTGCTGTTAGCGGAGGATTTTTAGAAGTTCGCCCTGATAAAGTAACCATCCTTGCTCAAGCTGCGGAAACCGCCGAGGAAATTGACTTGGAACGTGCAATCCGTGCTAAACAACGTGCTGAAGAACGGATGCGTCAACAAAAGCAATCAGATACCGATTTTAGAAGAGCAGAACTAGCATTACGACGTGCGCTCAATCGGATCCAAATCGCACAACATAAATAA
- the atpA gene encoding F0F1 ATP synthase subunit alpha, with amino-acid sequence MSIKAEEISALLRQQIENYEADMKVTDVGTVIEVGDGIARVHGLDNAMSGELLEFENGVMGMAQNLEQNNVGVIILGPFTDIREGAEVRRTGRIMEVPVGEELIGRVVNPLGQPVDGLGPIQTTKTRPIESPAPGVMDRKSVHEPLQTGIKAIDALVPIGRGQRELVIGDRQTGKTSLAIDTILNQKEENMVCIYVAIGQKESTVRNTVETFRKFGALDYTIVVTASASQPAPLLYLAPYAGVTMGEEFMFNGKHVLVVYDDLSKQAAAYRELSLLLKRPPGREAYPGDVFYLHSRLLERAAKLSDAKGAGSLTALPFVETQAGDISAYIPTNVISITDGQIFLQSDLFFSGVRPAINAGLSVSRVGGSAQIKAMKKVAGTLRLDLASFRELEAFAQFGSDLDKATQAKLARGVRTVEVLKQDLNKPIAVEKQVMILYALTRGFLDDIPVEDIRRFENELYSWIDQNKPAAVEHIKSTRELPADEEMAKTINDFKKTFAVSESK; translated from the coding sequence ATGAGCATTAAAGCTGAGGAAATCAGTGCACTGCTTAGACAGCAAATAGAAAACTATGAAGCTGATATGAAAGTGACCGATGTCGGTACGGTTATTGAAGTTGGTGACGGGATCGCACGTGTTCACGGTTTAGATAATGCAATGAGCGGTGAGCTCTTAGAGTTCGAGAATGGTGTTATGGGTATGGCCCAAAACCTAGAACAAAATAATGTTGGTGTAATTATCTTAGGACCTTTCACTGATATTCGTGAGGGTGCTGAAGTTCGTCGTACAGGAAGAATTATGGAAGTTCCAGTTGGAGAAGAACTAATTGGTCGTGTCGTAAACCCATTAGGTCAACCTGTTGATGGCTTAGGACCAATTCAAACAACAAAAACTCGTCCAATTGAAAGTCCAGCACCTGGTGTTATGGACCGGAAATCTGTACATGAACCACTTCAAACAGGGATCAAAGCGATTGATGCGCTTGTTCCAATCGGTCGTGGTCAACGGGAATTAGTTATCGGTGACCGCCAAACTGGTAAAACAAGTTTAGCTATCGATACAATTCTTAACCAAAAAGAAGAAAACATGGTATGTATCTATGTTGCCATTGGACAAAAAGAGTCAACGGTACGTAATACAGTTGAAACGTTTCGTAAATTTGGCGCCCTAGATTATACAATTGTTGTTACAGCATCAGCATCGCAACCTGCGCCATTATTATATCTTGCTCCATATGCAGGGGTAACAATGGGCGAAGAATTTATGTTTAATGGCAAACATGTCCTTGTCGTATATGATGACCTTTCAAAACAAGCTGCAGCATATCGGGAACTTTCCCTATTGTTAAAACGCCCACCAGGTCGTGAAGCATACCCAGGTGACGTTTTCTATCTACATTCCCGTTTACTTGAACGTGCAGCAAAATTAAGTGATGCAAAAGGTGCAGGATCACTAACTGCGTTACCGTTTGTTGAAACACAAGCAGGTGACATTTCTGCTTATATTCCAACGAACGTTATATCTATTACTGATGGACAAATATTCTTACAATCAGACCTATTCTTCTCGGGTGTACGACCTGCGATTAACGCTGGTTTATCTGTATCCCGTGTTGGTGGGTCAGCGCAAATTAAAGCGATGAAAAAAGTTGCTGGTACACTTCGTCTTGACTTAGCTTCTTTCCGTGAACTAGAGGCATTCGCACAATTTGGCTCTGATTTAGATAAAGCAACACAAGCAAAACTTGCCCGTGGTGTTCGTACAGTTGAAGTATTGAAACAAGATTTGAATAAACCAATCGCTGTAGAAAAACAAGTTATGATTCTTTATGCGTTAACACGTGGATTTTTAGACGATATTCCTGTTGAAGATATTCGTCGCTTTGAAAATGAATTATACAGCTGGATTGACCAAAATAAACCGGCTGCTGTTGAACATATTAAATCTACTCGTGAGCTCCCAGCTGATGAAGAAATGGCGAAAACGATAAATGATTTTAAAAAGACTTTTGCCGTATCGGAATCTAAATAA
- a CDS encoding F0F1 ATP synthase subunit delta codes for MSISVVATKYADALFQLAKEKNEVERIQSELQIVKEILRTNNEIITFLKSPRVKKEEKHASLRKAFNNFSPYVLNTLLLLTDRHRADSIIPTIDAFIAMSYDLKGIATAKIESVRTLTEEERAAISSVFAKKMNKTALEIENVVNSDLLGGLKIQIGNRIFDGSLRGKLNGLKRELLG; via the coding sequence ATGAGTATTTCAGTTGTAGCAACTAAATATGCAGATGCTCTTTTCCAGTTGGCAAAAGAAAAAAATGAAGTTGAGAGAATTCAGAGCGAATTACAAATCGTGAAGGAAATTCTCCGTACAAATAACGAAATCATTACCTTTTTAAAGTCACCACGAGTTAAAAAGGAAGAAAAACATGCATCATTAAGAAAAGCATTTAATAACTTTTCTCCTTATGTATTAAATACACTTCTTCTTCTCACAGACAGGCATCGTGCTGATTCAATTATTCCTACAATTGATGCATTTATTGCAATGTCGTATGACCTTAAAGGAATTGCAACGGCTAAGATTGAATCAGTTCGCACGCTTACAGAAGAAGAGAGAGCGGCAATCTCTAGTGTTTTTGCAAAGAAAATGAATAAAACAGCACTAGAAATCGAGAATGTCGTAAATAGTGATTTACTCGGTGGATTAAAAATACAAATTGGAAATCGCATCTTTGACGGAAGTTTGCGTGGTAAACTAAACGGCCTCAAACGCGAACTATTAGGATAA
- a CDS encoding ATP synthase subunit I: MPDIQFLYNRYRVYMYNLLAALLIGWGITSYKQIFLGLILGTAISFINLWLLYRKTTRLSEVVLEGKAMYSIGSFSRFAYAIFAILIAIKFPNYIDILSTLIGLLTAYIVMALDSFVLFIKKGKRKRGE, translated from the coding sequence ATGCCTGACATCCAATTTTTATATAACCGTTATCGAGTATATATGTACAATCTCTTAGCTGCTTTACTTATCGGTTGGGGGATTACATCATATAAACAAATTTTCTTAGGATTAATTTTAGGAACTGCAATCAGCTTTATTAATCTATGGTTGCTATATAGGAAGACAACACGACTTAGTGAAGTGGTGTTAGAAGGAAAAGCAATGTATTCCATCGGTTCCTTTTCAAGATTTGCCTATGCGATATTTGCAATACTAATTGCTATTAAATTTCCCAATTATATTGATATATTATCTACTTTAATCGGGTTATTAACAGCATATATTGTTATGGCCCTAGATTCTTTTGTTTTGTTTATCAAAAAAGGAAAAAGGAAGAGAGGTGAGTAA
- the atpE gene encoding F0F1 ATP synthase subunit C — MGALAAAIAIGLAALGAGIGNGLIVSKTVEGMARQPESAGLLRTTMFIGIGLVEAIPIMGVVIAFIALFA; from the coding sequence ATGGGTGCATTAGCAGCAGCAATCGCAATTGGTTTAGCAGCATTAGGTGCTGGTATTGGTAATGGTTTGATTGTTTCTAAAACAGTAGAAGGGATGGCTCGTCAACCTGAATCAGCTGGTTTACTCCGTACAACAATGTTTATCGGTATCGGTCTTGTTGAGGCGATTCCTATCATGGGTGTTGTTATCGCGTTTATCGCATTATTTGCGTAA
- the atpF gene encoding F0F1 ATP synthase subunit B, with amino-acid sequence MLTDGFVLGAASNFTVLDSAYQLLAFLVLMWLLKKYAWAPLMKVMKDREDHISSEIDKAESARKEANELLQQQQEMLKTARKESQAFIESAKKQGDAQKEEIISAARAEAERLRETARLEIQQEKENAVTALKEQVASLSVLIASKVIEKELSEQDHASLIQDSIKKAGEE; translated from the coding sequence GTGTTAACAGATGGTTTTGTATTAGGTGCCGCATCAAACTTTACAGTACTTGATTCAGCGTATCAATTATTAGCATTTTTAGTTTTAATGTGGCTATTGAAAAAATATGCATGGGCTCCATTAATGAAAGTAATGAAAGACCGTGAAGATCATATTTCAAGTGAAATCGATAAAGCAGAATCGGCAAGAAAAGAAGCAAACGAATTATTACAACAACAACAAGAAATGCTGAAAACAGCTCGAAAAGAATCTCAAGCTTTTATTGAAAGTGCGAAAAAGCAAGGAGATGCACAAAAAGAGGAAATTATCTCTGCTGCACGGGCTGAAGCTGAAAGATTAAGAGAAACTGCACGCTTAGAGATTCAACAAGAAAAGGAAAATGCTGTTACAGCTTTAAAAGAACAAGTTGCTTCTCTATCCGTATTAATTGCTTCTAAAGTGATTGAGAAAGAATTAAGTGAACAGGATCATGCATCATTGATTCAAGATTCTATTAAAAAGGCAGGAGAAGAGTAA
- the atpB gene encoding F0F1 ATP synthase subunit A, which yields MGHEAPIREIFGLSYNPSNILMITVSSLIVFLIAVLCTRRLAMRPTGAQNFIEWVMDFVKGIIQSNLDWKNGARFHLLALTLIMYVFVSNMVGLPFAVVIGHELWWKSPTADPLITMTLSVMVIGLTHYYGVKLKGASGYIRGYGQPMKFLAPINIIEEFANTLTLGLRLYGNIYAGETLLALLVSLGTSGIIGGIFAFPLMMVWQGFSIFVGSIQAFIFTMLTMVYMAHKVSTDH from the coding sequence GTGGGACATGAAGCACCAATTAGGGAAATATTTGGCTTATCTTATAACCCGTCAAATATTTTGATGATTACAGTATCTTCATTAATTGTTTTCTTAATCGCTGTACTATGTACACGACGCTTAGCAATGAGACCTACAGGTGCCCAAAACTTTATCGAATGGGTCATGGACTTTGTAAAAGGTATTATTCAAAGTAACTTAGATTGGAAGAATGGTGCTAGATTTCACCTTTTAGCCCTAACATTAATTATGTATGTCTTTGTTTCTAACATGGTAGGTTTACCTTTTGCAGTCGTTATCGGTCATGAATTATGGTGGAAATCGCCAACAGCTGATCCACTCATTACGATGACACTTTCCGTCATGGTCATTGGGTTGACTCATTACTATGGAGTGAAGCTTAAAGGTGCCTCGGGTTATATCCGTGGGTATGGTCAGCCTATGAAATTTTTGGCCCCGATTAATATAATTGAAGAGTTTGCAAATACGTTGACATTAGGTCTTCGGCTTTATGGTAATATTTATGCCGGTGAAACTCTTTTAGCTTTACTTGTATCTTTAGGAACAAGTGGTATAATTGGAGGGATTTTTGCCTTTCCATTAATGATGGTATGGCAAGGATTTAGTATCTTTGTCGGTAGTATCCAAGCGTTTATCTTTACTATGTTGACAATGGTCTATATGGCCCATAAGGTTAGCACAGACCATTAA
- the atpD gene encoding F0F1 ATP synthase subunit beta has protein sequence MNKGSILQVMGPVVDVKFENGQLPKIYNALKVQQKAQSDADVDIDLTLEVALHLGDDAVRTIAMASTDGLVRGMEVIDTGGPISVPVGDVTLGRVFNILGESIDLDGELPKDVRKDPIHRPAPKFEELSTEVQILETGIKVVDLLAPYIKGGKIGLFGGAGVGKTVLIQELINNIAQEHGGISVFAGVGERTREGNDLYYEMKDSGVIKKTAMVFGQMNEPPGARMRVALTGLTMAEYFRDEEGQDVLFFIDNIFRFTQAGSEVSALLGRMPSAVGYQPTLATEMGQLQERITSTNKGSVTSIQAIYVPADDYTDPAPATTFAHLDATTNLERKLSEMGIYPAVDPLASTSRALSPDIVGEEHYAVARQVQQTLQRYRELQDIIAILGMDELSDEDKLVVARARRIQFFLSQNFHVAEQFTGQPGSYVPVKETVRGFKEILEGKWDHLPEEAFRLVGTIEDAVEKAKSMGVEV, from the coding sequence ATGAATAAAGGGAGCATCCTTCAAGTAATGGGTCCAGTTGTCGACGTAAAATTCGAAAATGGCCAATTACCAAAAATATACAATGCATTAAAAGTTCAACAAAAGGCTCAAAGCGATGCAGATGTTGATATTGATTTAACTTTAGAAGTTGCCCTTCATTTAGGTGATGACGCGGTTCGTACAATCGCAATGGCATCTACGGATGGTTTAGTTCGTGGAATGGAAGTCATCGATACAGGAGGACCAATCTCTGTTCCAGTTGGTGACGTAACATTAGGACGGGTATTTAACATTTTAGGTGAATCAATCGATTTAGATGGTGAACTACCAAAAGATGTTCGTAAAGACCCGATTCATCGTCCTGCTCCAAAGTTTGAAGAATTATCTACTGAAGTACAAATTCTTGAAACTGGGATTAAAGTAGTAGACTTACTAGCTCCTTATATTAAAGGTGGTAAGATTGGTCTATTTGGTGGTGCCGGTGTTGGTAAAACCGTCTTAATTCAAGAATTAATTAACAATATCGCACAAGAACACGGTGGTATTTCAGTTTTCGCCGGTGTTGGTGAACGGACACGTGAAGGGAACGACCTTTACTATGAAATGAAAGATTCCGGTGTTATTAAGAAAACTGCCATGGTATTCGGACAAATGAACGAACCACCTGGTGCGCGTATGCGTGTTGCGTTAACAGGGCTTACAATGGCAGAATACTTCCGTGATGAAGAAGGACAAGACGTTCTATTCTTTATTGATAACATTTTTCGTTTCACGCAAGCAGGTTCTGAAGTATCGGCCTTACTTGGTCGTATGCCATCAGCTGTTGGTTACCAACCAACACTTGCTACGGAAATGGGACAACTACAAGAACGGATTACTTCAACGAATAAAGGTTCTGTAACATCGATCCAAGCGATTTATGTTCCAGCCGATGACTATACAGACCCGGCTCCGGCAACAACTTTCGCTCACTTAGATGCAACGACAAACTTAGAACGTAAATTATCTGAAATGGGTATTTATCCAGCGGTGGATCCTTTAGCTTCAACTTCACGTGCATTGTCACCTGATATTGTTGGAGAAGAACATTACGCAGTAGCGCGTCAAGTTCAACAAACATTACAACGTTACCGTGAATTACAAGATATTATTGCTATCTTAGGTATGGATGAATTATCTGATGAAGACAAGCTAGTTGTTGCTCGTGCTCGCCGGATTCAATTCTTCTTATCACAAAACTTCCACGTTGCTGAACAGTTTACAGGTCAACCAGGATCATATGTACCTGTAAAAGAAACAGTTCGTGGCTTTAAAGAAATTTTAGAAGGTAAATGGGATCATCTTCCTGAAGAAGCATTCCGCCTTGTAGGTACGATTGAAGATGCTGTAGAAAAGGCAAAATCAATGGGCGTAGAAGTTTAA